The DNA window GCGGTTTATGGGTTAGCTGAATGGAATGCCGAGCAGATCAAACAGGCTAATTTAGTTGCTGTTCCGGGGTGTTATCCAACCGTTTCTCAACTTTGTTTAAAACCTTTAGTTGAGCAAAATTTGCTTGATCGTTCACAATTACCTGTTATTAATGCGGTCAGTGGTGTTAGTGGTGCGGGTCGAAAAGCGAGTTTAACCTCTTCTTTTTGTCAAGTGAGTTTAACCGCTTATGGTGTGTTTAATCATCGGCATCAACCAGAAATTGCAACCCATTTAGGGCAGGAGGTTATTTTTACTCCTCATTTAGGCAATTTTAAACGGGGTATTCTTGCAACCATTACTGCAAAATTGAAAACAGGCGTAACGCCTCAACAAGTAAAAGAGGCATTTCAACAGGCTTATGCAAAGCAACCTTTAGTCCGTTTATATTTTGATGCTTTGCCGACTATTCAAGGGGTCGAGTTTACCCCTTTTTGTGATATTGGCTTTGTAGTGGATAAAGGGCATATTATTTTGATTGGTGCAGAAGATAATTTATTGAAAGGGGCGGCGGCACAAGCAGTACAATGTGCGAATATTCGTTTTGGTTTTCAACAAACAGAGGGATTATATTAATGAAACCTGTGGTCTTTAAAGTTGGTGGTGCGTTATTAGATAAACCAGAAGCGATTGTTACCCTTTTTCAAGCATTAGCTAAATATTCTCAAGTGGCTAGTCGTCCGTGGGTATTGGTACACGGTGGTGGTTGTGTGGTAGATCAACTATTACAACGCCTTAACTTTAATGTCGAAAAGAAAAAGGGTTTAAGAGTAACACCTAGTGAACAGATTGATGTTATTGTCGGTGCATTGGCGGGTATTGCTAATACTCATTTAGTTGCTTATGCCAAACAGCAAGGACTTAATCCTGTTGGCTTAAGTTTGGCTGATGGAGAAATATGTCGTGCTGAAGTGTTTGATCCA is part of the Mergibacter septicus genome and encodes:
- the argC gene encoding N-acetyl-gamma-glutamyl-phosphate reductase, producing MQQTQQHTFQTLNTIIIGASGYTGAELVRILQQHPYFNLMGLYVSATSQDKDKAISQIYPQLKSIVDLPLQPLPNDLVHLAQNCDLVFLATDHQVSHDLVPIFVKNGCKVFDLSGAYRVNNRDFYPQYYAFEHHYPDLLSQAVYGLAEWNAEQIKQANLVAVPGCYPTVSQLCLKPLVEQNLLDRSQLPVINAVSGVSGAGRKASLTSSFCQVSLTAYGVFNHRHQPEIATHLGQEVIFTPHLGNFKRGILATITAKLKTGVTPQQVKEAFQQAYAKQPLVRLYFDALPTIQGVEFTPFCDIGFVVDKGHIILIGAEDNLLKGAAAQAVQCANIRFGFQQTEGLY